The following DNA comes from Balaenoptera ricei isolate mBalRic1 chromosome 7, mBalRic1.hap2, whole genome shotgun sequence.
tttggTTAGAACTCTAGTGCCTGTAAGTGAGAATTTCACTCCAGCTGGTTTTCTTCCTACACTTGGAGCTGGGGAAAAGGACAAGGATAAAGTCCCAGCATCCTGAGAACGAACTCGGGATCAGTGagaaaaaatggtgctgggacctCCAAGGGCACTTGCTGGCTCAGGGATTGTCTACACTTCAGAGTTTCTTCCCGTTTAACCCTGTATCTGCTTTCTTTCTATCTGTTCCTATTCTTCAGGAAATCCGACAGCTACAGCAGAAACAGGCGAGTTATATCAGGGAGATTTCTGATCTTCAGGAAACAATAGAATGGAAAGACAAAAAGATAGGGGTAGGATTCTCCAGTCTTTGAAATCTGTTCAAGTGGGCAGTCTGCTTAGCAAATTGAGTGCTTTCAGAATCTTTGGTTTGCAGAAAGGCTTGTATGAGTTTGCATGGGACCCCGTGGGACACAAAACGAATAAAAGAGAGACGACACGAACTTACCCAAATTGACATTTACTCCAAGTTGGAAGTGGACTTCCAACGTGGAGATTCTCCTTTGGTCAGCATTCCCGGGCTCCTTGCCCGCCTGGGAGCAGCCAGCGGCGCAGAAATCAGAGGACTGAGGAAGGCACGCTGGGCGGGTTCATGCGTGGAGGCTCAGACCTCTTGGAATTCCCTGTCCCGTGTTGCCTGGCCTTTTTCTGCAAGGGCTTTGAGGAAGCTGCAAGGTGGCAGGTGCTGTGCCTCACGCATCCCCACCTTGAGCCTCCCCAGGGAGATGTCAGCCCCTCTCCCTCCACAGGGAAAGAAGAGGCAGCCCATCTGCATTTAAGAGTGACGAATAGGGAGAAAGAACACGCTTAATAAAGTGACGGCTGTGCTCCGTGATGCCAAATGGCTTCCAAAACACGACGACTCACTCCACACGGCTCTGATAACAATCTCTAGATGCTGAAGCAAACGTTAGCGCCTTTGCATCGTGAAGCTGCACCTTGCCTTCACTTTGATATGCTCGCCGACGCTTATTTAAgattttgtgtgcatgtgtgtgtgtgcgttgtgTTTGCTTCAGGACCACTTTATGTTTATCTGTAACAACAAACACCGCGAATCAAcgtacaaaaataatttaaattactaAAATAGTTGTCACTGGGGGTTTGTAAacgtttcttcttttcctttatttatccCTCGTTTAAATGGGCGCATGGCTTCTGTCCCTTCTCCAACTATGCCGTGAAACCGCAGACTAAGCCAGGAGAGGGTGTAAAAAAGAGAGCATCCTTCAGAACGTTAATGTCTTTCAGGGAGGACGCACAGTGACCTGTCTTGGCTGGCGTAAACTAAGTGCAGCGCTTAACACTGCAttgtgtttgtgtctttaagcATAGTCTGTCGAATGCCCTGCCGATGTTAGCCTTTTACGTAGTAGAAGCCTCCTTCCTAGTCCTGCTTCTGAAGTCGTCTGCTCACCTGTGCGAATCTTCTCTCTCTTTGCTCCGCTACACACTCAGGCGTTAGAGAGGCAGAAAGAGTTCTTTGATTCCATAAGGAGTGAACGAGACGATCTTAGAGAAGAAGTAGTCGTgctgaaagaggaattaaaggTATGAAGCCAaagtacagttttaaaaaatccaggcGACAACAGCAAATTCCAGGATTCTCAAGGGTGAATGTGTGTGGTTTGTGGGGTTCATTAATTTTATGTCGTTGATTTAAGTTCTGTTAATAAAATCAGATCGTGGGTTTACTGACCCCAAAGAGACGTGTGAAGTCAGTGTAGATTCCGTGGGATGTGCTGATCGCCTTTAGATGTTTATAGGCATATCTGATCTTGAAAGCAACTCTGATCAACTCTGATTTCCAAGATCCAATTTTTTTGATAGGCTGTCTACATTTTTTCTCAAACTCGCCAGTAAATTCTCCAGGACATTCCTCCAAGTTAGAGaatgtatttctttcttatattAAAGTCTGGAACATAAGGACTTCTGTAGCTGAACAGTGGTGTGACTGAAGCTAGTTAGACTTGGAGACCCCGTGGATGGTGGGAAAGTTCTGTCTGGGCCACGTCAAGGGGGCTTCAGCTGCTGGCTGGAAACTGAGTAAAATAAACCAGTGGGCAGCCGCGGGCGGGGGTCAGAGCTCTGGGTGGACTCTTGGCACCGTAGAAGGCGGTGCTGAGTCTAGGGGGTATGGCCACGGGCTGGCGCGTGCATCGCCAATGGAAACATCCATGTCAGCTACTTATAATGAAGGGTCAAGGCCAGAGcagtaagccagaagggagcagccTTCGAGCTCAGATTCTCAGTGCCGCTCCCGCCAGGGTATGAGTACAGGGTTGGGAATTCCTCCAAGCAGAAGAGAAGGAGCGATGGGCGGcaggagggggtgagggagggggtgaTCCCGGGTGACGGGGGCGTCCTGGCATTGTGAAGCGTCGCCGGGTTTAAAGTGTTTTGCTGTGTAGTGAGCACGAATTGTATTTCTTTTGAATATAACAAACCTTCCAGCCACCTTTCAGAACACGTACATATCTCtttatctctgtctctccttttaaAGAACACAGCCGGGGTTTTAGAGGTAAAGACCACTTTATAGTGATTTGCTTGATGCTCCACTTTCTGGCAGCCTACAGTGAAAAAGGATGCCCGAGGAAAGTGTTTTGTCACCAGCACATCAAGACGTGGATGGGAACATGTAAGGAAGAAGGACCCTTGGAGGAAGACATCCCAGATCAGTGTGTGTTGATAGAATATTTACAGGGGTGGAGCCTAGCGCTCCTCTGTCTCTGTAGAGTTTTCCTCGGCTTAGGGAAAAATAGGggtcttttaaattattatttataaaatagagttTAACCTAATATCACTTAGTGAGTATTACAATGAGCCTGTTTTTATTCCCAGAAACATGGAGTAATCCTAAATTCAGAAATAGCTACCAATGGAGAGACTTCAGACTCTCTAAATAATGTTGGCTACCAAGGTTCTACAAAGATGACAAAGGAAGAGTTAAATGCCCTCAAGGCAACAGGGGATGGGACGCTAGGTAAGTACTTGTTTTCCTTTGATCCTTGCATCTTCCAGTCAGCACTGGTTCACCTTCCATGCATTGGTAGAGTTGACATAATCATCACTGATCGATTAACAATCACCCAGCATGCCCTTCGTTCTGTCACTTCATGGGAACTTCCTTGTCAAACGATGCCATCACCCACGTGTGTTGTCTGGCATGTACCTCTGTTCAGTGCTCACCACCAGTGGCTTAAGAATATGTTTCTTTTGCTTCTCAAAGCTGCCAGTGAGACTgtgaaaacaaggaaaataatctcaaaattaaGTGACCGTGTTGACAGTTCTATTGTATTTGGTTTTCTTCAGTTATGTGCCAAACACGGCGTTGTGACTTATTCTGTTACAGAATTGTCAAAAGATCAGAATAGCAGAGCCATAAAGTAGGTTAGTTGACTGTATTTGCAAGCCAATGCTGCAAATCCTGTGCACCATTAAGCGTTTTGAGAGTCTGAAGTGCCTGTGGACAGCAGATGGACGGGGAGCCCTGGGTGTAGGCGAGATGGATGGGGAGCCGTGGGTGGTGAGTGTGGTCATTGCGGAGGGCTCTCCTTACCAACAAGAGTCTGAAAACGTCCGCCCCTTTGTCAGAGGTGATGTTCCTTTGTATGTCACATTTTTGCTTCTGAAAGAATGTAAATTGGGAAACCCAATATATTGTAGGAATATTTTATACAGTTttcaaatatctgaaaatattcACCAATTAATATTTGTCGTAATATACTTGGCTTTGGGATAAACCTTCTGCATGTGGTGGGCCGCCTGAAGTTGTAGCCAGCAAATAAGGCATCGCTCGCAACCATTTCCAGCTTTTCACAGTGAGGCTGGGATAAGGTCAGGGACCATGGCTGTAGTTTCCATTTGGAAGGTTCTTCATGGACATGAAGAAACCTGTAGGCCCCAGCTTCCCAGGACTGGCTTTCTGGGAAGGTGCCTCATTACCTTGATGACTATTCAAGAAACACAGCTCTTTTCGTTGTGTCAGAGCTGCTGAGGGAAGATAAATTGATGAATGTCCATCCTACCTTTATGTTCCCTACGTGAGCAGCTAGAATTTATCATGCTGCTCTTGttcaaatatacattttataaatccTTGATAACTGTTGTGTAGCAAACACTTGAAGAACAAGAAACATCGGTTTTGTAAGTGGTCTCCATGTATTTTTTGATCACATATCCCTGTAAAGAATTGTAGGAACTTCCCAAGAtatatgcttattttttatttatatctgtGTAATATTTAGTTAATATAAAATGTACATTATAAAACATATGCAATACCAGAGATTTTTAAGGGGTGAGGAAAAGCTGACTCTGAATAGAATCCTGCCGGGCTCTCCATCTTCCCTGGAGACTGCTGGTCGTAAATTACCGAGCTTTGACTTTCAGCATCGTGGTGGTAGCTCATATGCTGCGATGTTGTTTGTGTGGGGAATCCAAAATGTAACTGTTCATTCCAAAGCAGCAACAGGCTCTTTCATTCATAATTCTTTGATCGCTGATTGATTTACATCTAATTAAGCGGTCTCTTGATCTGAGGCGTTCCCCTCCTGCTGTAACCGGCCCCCTTCCCTCCAGGAAAGGAGCAAGGTGTTGAGGGCACGGGCTGCTTCCCCAGGAAGACAGTGatgagggggtggagggtggagttCTTTTTACCTCCATGAGCTATTTCAAAAGTGGCTTCCCTTGAGATTGACCTTGAGGCTGAGTTTCTTAAGGTGAActgaatgtttcttttaaaaattatttgaaagctgCTCTTAGAGCTGCGTGATATGCAGTGCAGTTTGACAGCTGGAAAAGTAGGAGTGGTCCCCGTGTGCATCCAGAAATGAGAATGGGGACCACGAACCTTCAGTCCTTCTGAACCCCCTCATCTTGCAGAGTTTGGCTGCCTGATCCAGAGCTCTTTCTTATTTGTTAAAACTTAACTTCACCTTTGAAAGTCAGTTCACCCCAGGTGGCACCGGCAGCCACTCTTGCCTTTGACACGGTGGCAGCGGCCTCCGCTGATCCGGCATTTGCTAACGCGATGGCTGCTTTGCCGCACAGAACTGGCAAAGGCTTCTGTCCGCGTGCTGCTCTGacggctctctctctctttaggaGCGGGGTTGGCTGGGAAAGAGAACATGTGTTTGCGTTGTAATATATGTTGTGCGGTCAGCCACATCATGGGGTCCCTTCAATTTTCTCAATGGTCTTTTAGGCAGAGCCAATGAAGTGGAGGTGAACAATGAAATGGTGGAGAATGAGGGGAAAAGAGAAATCTTGCAGAACACTGAGCAAAGACCGCACAAAGAGGACCCAGGAAAGGACTCTGTGGACACAGAGGTGTTACATCCTGGTGACAATGCCGAGGACCAGAAAACCTCTGAAGAcagtgccccctccccaggaacGTTAGTAGATCCTGAGAACGCGGAACAGGTTCAAAGCCAAATTCTGGAGAACACTTCCTTCTttgaaaacacacagcaggttgAGTCAAGTGAGGTCATAAACAGTGAACTAGATGGTGAAATCCCAGGTCCTAGGATTGGGCAGGGCAGCAGTGATGCCTTGGATGTCAAAAACCAAAGTAAAGAATCTGCAGAAgagtgggaaaaagaaaagcaggaagatTTTGAAACCAACTTGGAAGAGATTAGCATAGAACCACGGCAGGAATCTGCTCCTTTGCAAATACCTGAAGTTGGAAGGGAGAGCAGTGCAGACACTGGGGAGCAGAGTGGGAACCCCGCAGAGGCTGTGCCAGAGGCAGGGCTCACTGGATCGGGGGAGCAGGTGGGCACAGTAGCCTCAAGTCCTCCAAGGGGTATCGATGACACAGTGAGTCACCATGAAAAATGGGAGGTAGATGCTCCAGAAGGCTTGGACCCAAGCTCAGGGCATGATTTAGAGAAAGAACTCACCAACCAGGAAGTAGCTGAGCCCAAGGAGGTCCCAAGTCAGAGCACAGAGGTAGGTGGGGAGAACAATGAAGAGGAGggtaaaggaagaaaattaaggGATGAGAAACCAGTCaagctggaagtccaagccaTTCCTTGTTCTCCAGAAGCCAAAAGCAGTCCTCAGGAGGTGACAGGTCCAAGTACGGTAGATGCTGAAAGTGAACCCCTAGGTGTGAAAGAGCCCGATGAAGAAAAGAATGACCAACAGGGAGAGGCACTGGATTCGTcacacaagaaaacaaagaacaagaaaaagaaaaacaagaagaaaaaatcacCAGCACCTGTAGAAACCAAAGATGTTCAGAAAGAGTTAACATTTCAAAACCCAGATTTAAGTGAAGTGAAAGAAGAGCAGGTAAAATTTACTGACAAAAAACCAGTTGTAGAAGCACAAAATGAGGTCACTAAAAACCCAAAACAGAACACTGCGGTAGGAAGCAGTAAAAATGCCGATGGTCCAGAAAATCCTAAAATTGAGTTGGATGGAGGACTTAACCAAGACGATTTTGGTGTAAACACTAAGACAGGGAAAGCAGTAGCTGATGGAGACACGTTGGATTTTGAAGATAATACAGTTCAGTCATCAGGCACCAGTGCCAGTAATAAAGAATTAGAGGAAGGTGCTATAAAAGATGATTCTGAAGAAGATGGCACCACTCCCAGCCATCCTCCAGGTCCAGACAATGAGGAAGTGCCAGGCAGCACCCTGCTCCAAGACGAAGGTCCCTCAAAGAACATTAACGATGCCTGTCAAACAGAAGGCACAGAAGAGCATGTGACATCAGAAAATGTAGGTCAGACCATCAGGAAGGTTTCAGATAGCATTAGTCTAGAAAATGATGACGTGGCACCAGCAGGCGAGGTGGGGGACTTTAATtcagaaagcaaggaagagaTGACAGATGGACACGGGAAGGGCAGAAACAAAGAGGACTGTACCTTGTCGTAGGTTGAGGCGGGGTCTTAGGGAGGGGCCAGGACTGCACAGCAAGTCCAACTGTGAGAGACTCCACCGGTGAGACTCAGAAAATGGTCTAGGTTGGTATAGATGCACCGAATGGCAATCCACCACCAAGTTATCTAATCCTTGAAGCTATAGACTGTTACCTGTAGATTTCTATTTCATCACTAAGGTTATCACACAGATGAGAAGGACACTTCTGTTATTAGAGTTAGTTCTAATGGAGAGCATTCCAAGAGCATCGAACAATAATGTACACTGTTTTATTCCTGCTTAAAATCAGCATCAAAATATTTAGCTTTTGCCTTAAGCTGATATGAACGTGCATATTCTTGACCAAAAGTATCAGCATCTAATTGAAGTGACCAAATAGTATCCTGAGATTTCCACATTATGAGTATGATTTAAATGAAGGTGTCTCATTTAAATATATGTGCTTTCATATTTGATCTTGATATGTATAATATAACCTGtatggtattttatttaaaaggtaCATAAATGGCCAAACAGCCTATAGGTCACTGAGTGATGAGATTTGCATGTTAGGACAGTAATTAATCATGTTAGGGATAGCAAATAAACATCTTACAGCACTAGGGATAACTTACTTGCTTTTACCTCATATAAGGATTTTATCTCAGACCAACACTTTTGGATCTCATTCTTGAGGATACCTGAATTTATTTTGTAGGAGATTTTGACTTCATGACAATTATGTACCAAAGTCATTTTatacaaagacttttttttttttttaatttttttctggaagagataCATGTTGTAATTGCATTTCCTACTGCAGTATTTGGGCAGGGAGaatcatttctaaaatttatttttttaaccttaaaattaCTTCTCTTTGTATTTGTTTCATCATTATTCAGTAGAGCAAGACAAAAGGATGCTATTCTTGTGCAAACTTCTGATTAGACTCTAACAGgatattttaaatagttgaatCACTTGGTATTTtggtataaatattttcatttgttgtttttcagtATATTCTTACCGGAAATTTCTTGTTTTGATCTTCCTGAACaagatatatattttctatataaagaaacattttaaaaataattgtaaagttaaataaaaaaccattataaaatattaaaattacagGGGAATGTACAGTTTGAATGCTGTTGACACTTTATGAGATCATATGACTTCGTATTATTGTTACAAGATATAATTGAGTGCAAAAGTGACCAATACCTCAaccaaatttgaaataaaaacattttataattttacaagcCTGTGATCACTCTTGTGCTGCTTGAATTCTGGCTGTGGCTACATAATATCATCTTTAATCTACTTTTATCTACTTCTGGGTTGCTAATTCTCAGTTGGGGTTCTATGGAGGACTCATGCGTAATATCCATTGTCAGTAGTGAATAGCTTCTCTCCCGGCATCTAGACTGGGACTAGTGTTGGACCATCCTTGAGTAAGATCTTTCCTCATAGAATCTCCTGTGGTCTGTGGTTCTGATGAAGAGCCCAGTTGAGAAAGGTCTCCATCTTGTTGCTTTGCTTACAGGTGCCAATGCTTAGAATGTTTTGAAGAGGATGAtgagaatttcaaataaacattgaCTATTTCTGCATAAGTGTCCTGAAGCAGAGGATAAGGGGACTGATCAATTCTCTCCACTTGTGTCATATAAATAGAAAACTATGGGACTTGCTAGAGAATCAAGTCCAAGGGCTGCAAAGGAGTTTAAAGTTGGTATCTCTAACTTTAGCTAAGCTGCTTTCATACCGGAATGCACATTGGGAAACAGCTCTCCTTCCTACTTTTAAAGGCCTCTGGGGAAGTGATTCAACAGCCAAACTCACTCAGTGGTGAGATCATCAAACCATTTtaagttctttcctttctttcccatgttattcAACAGCACATTTAAGGGCATTATTATAGGCTTCCCATccctccagccagccagccagcagtCTCAATTGTTCATCCCTCATTTAATCAATAAACATGTAGATCACTTCCTATATGGAAGGTGCTCTGCCCGTGAACAAGCACATAGGACCCAATCTCTAGTGGAAGCAGCAGAGAATTGGAAAGTCAGCAAAAAAAAGATAAGGATTCTGAAGAGCCAAACCATCCCTGATAATCTAAGAGCCTTCACTATGAACATCAATTACTCTGCTCCGAGGGCGAGATGATATTACAGCCCCACACAGTAATTAGTGTACACGCGAAGGCCCCTGAATTATCAAGAAATGGTTACCTTTGGTATATTCAGCGTAGGAAGGCGTGGAAGTATATAAGGCAATTTGGAAAGATCGCAATGTCAAACAATTCAGACTCAGAAAAGAATCAAAAGGTGACCTGTCAGCCACAACCCCAGAGGAACCTGGACCACTGAGGTTTCACTATAAGGCAGAACAGAGAAAAGCATCGATCACTGATACTTTAAATCAAAAAGCTGGGGTATTTTTCAACCCCAAACCAGAACACGCCTACTGTATGTAAAA
Coding sequences within:
- the LRRFIP1 gene encoding leucine-rich repeat flightless-interacting protein 1 isoform X13, producing MDMGTQGSGRKRLPNRERLTAEDDALNQIAREAEARLAAKRAARAEAREIRMKELERQQKEASDEDERVSVGSRGSLRTNGYDGELSQPLNRRSGRNSSYGGDSRFSTLSSSREDTLGLSCSDFGLLSRGLAPKPLSAQNGNRPSYMYGAARPAGSYRASVSDESSLGGARRSSACGSHALGGQPSEHGGHFKSSSRTSSRASSARASPVVEERPEKDFTEKGSRGLPGLSAATLASLGGTSSRRGSGDTSISIDTEASIREIKELNELKDQIQDVEGKYMQGLKEMKDSLAEVEEKYKKAMVSNAQLDNEKTNFMYQVDMLKDMMLELEEELAESKRQCEEKSKEFEREKHAHSILQFQFAEVKEALKQREEMLEEIRQLQQKQASYIREISDLQETIEWKDKKIGALERQKEFFDSIRSERDDLREEVVVLKEELKKHGVILNSEIATNGETSDSLNNVGYQGSTKMTKEELNALKATGDGTLGRANEVEVNNEMVENEGKREILQNTEQRPHKEDPGKDSVDTEVLHPGDNAEDQKTSEDSAPSPGTLVDPENAEQVQSQILENTSFFENTQQVESSEVINSELDGEIPGPRIGQGSSDALDVKNQSKESAEEWEKEKQEDFETNLEEISIEPRQESAPLQIPEVGRESSADTGEQSGNPAEAVPEAGLTGSGEQVGTVASSPPRGIDDTVSHHEKWEVDAPEGLDPSSGHDLEKELTNQEVAEPKEVPSQSTEVGGENNEEEGKGRKLRDEKPVKLEVQAIPCSPEAKSSPQEVTGPSTVDAESEPLGVKEPDEEKNDQQGEALDSSHKKTKNKKKKNKKKKSPAPVETKDVQKELTFQNPDLSEVKEEQVKFTDKKPVVEAQNEVTKNPKQNTAVGSSKNADGPENPKIELDGGLNQDDFGVNTKTGKAVADGDTLDFEDNTVQSSGTSASNKELEEGAIKDDSEEDGTTPSHPPGPDNEEVPGSTLLQDEGPSKNINDACQTEGTEEHVTSENVGQTIRKVSDSISLENDDVAPAGEVGDFNSESKEEMTDGHGKGRNKEDCTLS
- the LRRFIP1 gene encoding leucine-rich repeat flightless-interacting protein 1 isoform X10, whose amino-acid sequence is MDMGTQGSGRKRLPNRERLTAEDDALNQIAREAEARLAAKRAARAEAREIRMKELERQQKEASDEDERVSVGSRGSLRSQPDLEYGGPYAWTNGYDGELSQPLNRRSGRNSSYGGDSRFSTLSSSREDTLGLSCSDFGLLSRGLAPKPLSAQNGNRPSYMYGAARPAGSYRASVSDESSLGGARRSSACGSHALGGQPSEHGGHFKSSSRTSSRASSARASPVVEERPEKDFTEKGSRGLPGLSAATLASLGGTSSRRGSGDTSISIDTEASIREIKELNELKDQIQDVEGKYMQGLKEMKDSLAEVEEKYKKAMVSNAQLDNEKTNFMYQVDMLKDMMLELEEELAESKRQCEEKSKEFEREKHAHSILQFQFAEVKEALKQREEMLEEIRQLQQKQASYIREISDLQETIEWKDKKIGALERQKEFFDSIRSERDDLREEVVVLKEELKKHGVILNSEIATNGETSDSLNNVGYQGSTKMTKEELNALKATGDGTLGRANEVEVNNEMVENEGKREILQNTEQRPHKEDPGKDSVDTEVLHPGDNAEDQKTSEDSAPSPGTLVDPENAEQVQSQILENTSFFENTQQVESSEVINSELDGEIPGPRIGQGSSDALDVKNQSKESAEEWEKEKQEDFETNLEEISIEPRQESAPLQIPEVGRESSADTGEQSGNPAEAVPEAGLTGSGEQVGTVASSPPRGIDDTVSHHEKWEVDAPEGLDPSSGHDLEKELTNQEVAEPKEVPSQSTEVGGENNEEEGKGRKLRDEKPVKLEVQAIPCSPEAKSSPQEVTGPSTVDAESEPLGVKEPDEEKNDQQGEALDSSHKKTKNKKKKNKKKKSPAPVETKDVQKELTFQNPDLSEVKEEQVKFTDKKPVVEAQNEVTKNPKQNTAVGSSKNADGPENPKIELDGGLNQDDFGVNTKTGKAVADGDTLDFEDNTVQSSGTSASNKELEEGAIKDDSEEDGTTPSHPPGPDNEEVPGSTLLQDEGPSKNINDACQTEGTEEHVTSENVGQTIRKVSDSISLENDDVAPAGEVGDFNSESKEEMTDGHGKGRNKEDCTLS
- the LRRFIP1 gene encoding leucine-rich repeat flightless-interacting protein 1 isoform X3, whose amino-acid sequence is MDMGTQGSGRKRLPNRERLTAEDDALNQIAREAEARLAAKRAARAEAREIRMKELERQQKEIYQVQKKYYGLDTKWGDIEQWMEDSERYSRRSRRSTSASDEDERVSVGSRGSLRTNGYDGELSQPLNRRSGRNSSYGGDSRFSTLSSSREDTLGLSCSDFGLLSRGLAPKPLSAQNGNRPSYMYGAARPAGSYRASVSDESSLGGARRSSACGSHALGGQPSEHGGHFKSSSRTSSRASSARASPVVEERPEKDFTEKGSRGLPGLSAATLASLGGTSSRRGSGDTSISIDTEASIREIKELNELKDQIQDVEGKYMQGLKEMKDSLAEVEEKYKKAMVSNAQLDNEKTNFMYQVDMLKDMMLELEEELAESKRQCEEKSKEFEREKHAHSILQFQFAEVKEALKQREEMLEEIRQLQQKQASYIREISDLQETIEWKDKKIGALERQKEFFDSIRSERDDLREEVVVLKEELKKHGVILNSEIATNGETSDSLNNVGYQGSTKMTKEELNALKATGDGTLGRANEVEVNNEMVENEGKREILQNTEQRPHKEDPGKDSVDTEVLHPGDNAEDQKTSEDSAPSPGTLVDPENAEQVQSQILENTSFFENTQQVESSEVINSELDGEIPGPRIGQGSSDALDVKNQSKESAEEWEKEKQEDFETNLEEISIEPRQESAPLQIPEVGRESSADTGEQSGNPAEAVPEAGLTGSGEQVGTVASSPPRGIDDTVSHHEKWEVDAPEGLDPSSGHDLEKELTNQEVAEPKEVPSQSTEVGGENNEEEGKGRKLRDEKPVKLEVQAIPCSPEAKSSPQEVTGPSTVDAESEPLGVKEPDEEKNDQQGEALDSSHKKTKNKKKKNKKKKSPAPVETKDVQKELTFQNPDLSEVKEEQVKFTDKKPVVEAQNEVTKNPKQNTAVGSSKNADGPENPKIELDGGLNQDDFGVNTKTGKAVADGDTLDFEDNTVQSSGTSASNKELEEGAIKDDSEEDGTTPSHPPGPDNEEVPGSTLLQDEGPSKNINDACQTEGTEEHVTSENVGQTIRKVSDSISLENDDVAPAGEVGDFNSESKEEMTDGHGKGRNKEDCTLS
- the LRRFIP1 gene encoding leucine-rich repeat flightless-interacting protein 1 isoform X21, whose translation is MDMGTQGSGRKRLPNRERLTAEDDALNQIAREAEARLAAKRAARAEAREIRMKELERQQKEASDEDERVSVGSRGSLRVEERPEKDFTEKGSRGLPGLSAATLASLGGTSSRRGSGDTSISIDTEASIREIKELNELKDQIQDVEGKYMQGLKEMKDSLAEVEEKYKKAMVSNAQLDNEKTNFMYQVDMLKDMMLELEEELAESKRQCEEKSKEFEREKHAHSILQFQFAEVKEALKQREEMLEEIRQLQQKQASYIREISDLQETIEWKDKKIGALERQKEFFDSIRSERDDLREEVVVLKEELKKHGVILNSEIATNGETSDSLNNVGYQGSTKMTKEELNALKATGDGTLGRANEVEVNNEMVENEGKREILQNTEQRPHKEDPGKDSVDTEVLHPGDNAEDQKTSEDSAPSPGTLVDPENAEQVQSQILENTSFFENTQQVESSEVINSELDGEIPGPRIGQGSSDALDVKNQSKESAEEWEKEKQEDFETNLEEISIEPRQESAPLQIPEVGRESSADTGEQSGNPAEAVPEAGLTGSGEQVGTVASSPPRGIDDTVSHHEKWEVDAPEGLDPSSGHDLEKELTNQEVAEPKEVPSQSTEVGGENNEEEGKGRKLRDEKPVKLEVQAIPCSPEAKSSPQEVTGPSTVDAESEPLGVKEPDEEKNDQQGEALDSSHKKTKNKKKKNKKKKSPAPVETKDVQKELTFQNPDLSEVKEEQVKFTDKKPVVEAQNEVTKNPKQNTAVGSSKNADGPENPKIELDGGLNQDDFGVNTKTGKAVADGDTLDFEDNTVQSSGTSASNKELEEGAIKDDSEEDGTTPSHPPGPDNEEVPGSTLLQDEGPSKNINDACQTEGTEEHVTSENVGQTIRKVSDSISLENDDVAPAGEVGDFNSESKEEMTDGHGKGRNKEDCTLS
- the LRRFIP1 gene encoding leucine-rich repeat flightless-interacting protein 1 isoform X20 — encoded protein: MDMGTQGSGRKRLPNRERLTAEDDALNQIAREAEARLAAKRAARAEAREIRMKELERQQKEIYQVQKKYYGLDTKWGDIEQWMEDSERYSRRSRRSTSASDEDERVSVGSRGSLRVEERPEKDFTEKGSRGLPGLSAATLASLGGTSSRRGSGDTSISIDTEASIREIKELNELKDQIQDVEGKYMQGLKEMKDSLAEVEEKYKKAMVSNAQLDNEKTNFMYQVDMLKDMMLELEEELAESKRQCEEKSKEFEREKHAHSILQFQFAEVKEALKQREEMLEEIRQLQQKQASYIREISDLQETIEWKDKKIGALERQKEFFDSIRSERDDLREEVVVLKEELKKHGVILNSEIATNGETSDSLNNVGYQGSTKMTKEELNALKATGDGTLGRANEVEVNNEMVENEGKREILQNTEQRPHKEDPGKDSVDTEVLHPGDNAEDQKTSEDSAPSPGTLVDPENAEQVQSQILENTSFFENTQQVESSEVINSELDGEIPGPRIGQGSSDALDVKNQSKESAEEWEKEKQEDFETNLEEISIEPRQESAPLQIPEVGRESSADTGEQSGNPAEAVPEAGLTGSGEQVGTVASSPPRGIDDTVSHHEKWEVDAPEGLDPSSGHDLEKELTNQEVAEPKEVPSQSTEVGGENNEEEGKGRKLRDEKPVKLEVQAIPCSPEAKSSPQEVTGPSTVDAESEPLGVKEPDEEKNDQQGEALDSSHKKTKNKKKKNKKKKSPAPVETKDVQKELTFQNPDLSEVKEEQVKFTDKKPVVEAQNEVTKNPKQNTAVGSSKNADGPENPKIELDGGLNQDDFGVNTKTGKAVADGDTLDFEDNTVQSSGTSASNKELEEGAIKDDSEEDGTTPSHPPGPDNEEVPGSTLLQDEGPSKNINDACQTEGTEEHVTSENVGQTIRKVSDSISLENDDVAPAGEVGDFNSESKEEMTDGHGKGRNKEDCTLS